The following proteins are encoded in a genomic region of Pelodictyon phaeoclathratiforme BU-1:
- a CDS encoding type I restriction-modification system subunit M has protein sequence MTEQNQKQMGTTLWGIADQLRGAMNADDFRDYMLSFLFLRYLSDNYEAAAKKELGTDFPDSREQPGTTPLQLWYNNNPGDSAEFEKQMRLKVHYVIQPQYLWGSIAEMARTQDGELLHTLQKAFDYIENESFASTFQGLFSEINLSSEKLGKHYTDRNAKLCTIITKIAEGLAGFSTDSDTLGDAYEYLIGQFAAGSGKKAGEFYTPQQISSILSAIVTLDSQEPSSGKKKYLISVLDFACGSGSLLLNVRKKMGQYGIGKIYGQESNITTYNLARMNMLLHGVKDSEFEIFHGDTLLNDWEMLREANPAKKKHFDAVVANPPFSYRWELTDALGDDVRFKNYGLAPKSAADFAFLLHGFQYLAKEGTMAIILPHGVLFRGGVEERIRTKLLKDGHIDTVIGLPANLFFSTGIPVCILVLKKCKKPDDVLFINASEHFEKGKRQNRLRQDDIDKIVETYQFRTEEERYSRRVSMDEIESNGYNLNISRYISTATAEEEIDLTAVHADLVNLEERIVHATNKHNQFLQELGLNLLPVGKQGAATD, from the coding sequence ATGACCGAACAAAACCAGAAACAAATGGGCACTACCCTCTGGGGCATTGCCGACCAACTGCGCGGAGCCATGAACGCCGACGATTTCCGCGACTACATGCTCTCCTTCCTCTTCCTGCGCTACCTCTCCGACAACTACGAAGCCGCTGCCAAAAAAGAGCTGGGCACGGACTTCCCGGATAGCCGGGAGCAGCCCGGCACCACGCCGCTGCAACTCTGGTATAACAACAATCCCGGTGATAGTGCTGAATTTGAAAAACAGATGCGCCTCAAGGTGCACTATGTCATCCAGCCGCAATACCTCTGGGGCAGCATTGCCGAAATGGCCCGCACGCAGGACGGGGAGTTACTGCATACCCTGCAAAAAGCCTTTGATTACATTGAGAACGAATCCTTTGCCAGCACCTTTCAGGGCCTCTTTTCGGAAATCAACCTCAGCTCGGAAAAACTGGGCAAGCACTATACCGATCGCAACGCCAAACTCTGCACCATCATCACCAAAATCGCAGAGGGGCTGGCCGGGTTTTCAACAGACAGCGATACCCTTGGCGATGCCTACGAATACCTGATCGGTCAGTTTGCCGCCGGTTCCGGCAAAAAAGCGGGCGAGTTCTACACCCCGCAGCAGATCTCCAGCATTCTCTCCGCCATTGTCACCCTCGACAGTCAGGAACCATCCAGTGGCAAGAAAAAGTATCTGATCAGTGTGCTCGATTTTGCCTGCGGTTCCGGCTCACTGCTGCTCAATGTGCGCAAGAAAATGGGGCAGTATGGCATTGGAAAAATCTACGGGCAAGAGTCCAACATCACCACCTACAACCTGGCACGCATGAACATGCTGCTGCACGGTGTGAAAGATTCCGAATTCGAAATTTTCCACGGCGACACCCTCCTCAACGACTGGGAGATGCTGCGCGAAGCCAACCCCGCCAAAAAGAAGCACTTTGATGCGGTGGTGGCCAATCCACCCTTCAGCTACCGCTGGGAACTCACCGACGCCTTGGGCGACGACGTCCGCTTCAAGAACTACGGCCTCGCCCCCAAATCCGCCGCCGACTTCGCCTTTCTCCTCCACGGCTTCCAATACCTCGCCAAAGAGGGCACCATGGCCATCATCCTCCCTCACGGCGTCCTCTTCCGAGGCGGCGTAGAAGAGCGCATCCGCACCAAACTGCTCAAAGACGGCCACATCGACACCGTCATCGGTCTGCCTGCCAACCTCTTTTTCTCCACCGGTATCCCGGTCTGCATTCTCGTGCTCAAAAAATGCAAAAAGCCCGACGACGTGCTCTTCATCAACGCCAGCGAACACTTCGAAAAAGGCAAGCGCCAGAACCGCCTCCGGCAGGATGATATCGATAAAATTGTTGAGACCTACCAATTCCGCACAGAAGAAGAGCGCTACTCCCGCCGGGTCTCAATGGATGAAATTGAATCCAACGGCTATAACCTGAACATCTCTCGCTACATCAGCACCGCCACAGCAGAAGAAGAGATCGACCTCACGGCAGTACACGCTGATTTGGTTAACCTCGAAGAGCGAATTGTCCACGCTACCAACAAACACAACCAATTTCTTCAAGAGCTTGGGTTGAATCTTTTACCGGTTGGCAAGCAGGGAGCAGCTACTGATTGA
- a CDS encoding SEL1-like repeat protein — protein MLGKMYFFGQGVAKNYIEAMQWYRKAAEQKLPEAQKALTRLEKG, from the coding sequence ATGCTCGGTAAAATGTATTTTTTTGGCCAAGGTGTGGCCAAGAATTACATCGAAGCGATGCAGTGGTATCGCAAAGCAGCAGAGCAAAAGCTGCCAGAAGCTCAGAAGGCATTAACAAGATTAGAGAAAGGCTGA
- a CDS encoding DUF3800 domain-containing protein, producing MSEVTSTDKDPCIHHRFLDEAGDTTFYGKGKISVIGNEGSSHCFILGMLKINEPLDTVRKKVIELQQAIAEDSYFHGVPSIEKMKASCGYFLHAKNDLPEVKKMAFDLIKTIDCSFEVVVGRKIPTLYESKHNGKEAEFYADLLSHLLKNKLNAYSKLVLNISHRSKCTTHTNLQKGLSKAVTRAQSKAPDKANDCSVVFNVQQPTAEPLLNIADYFCWAIQRVFERGETRYYDYISDQVAMVQDLYDFEKWKSRGNYYNRQKKLSSDNCLKNNK from the coding sequence ATGTCTGAGGTAACGAGTACAGATAAGGACCCATGTATCCATCACCGCTTTCTGGATGAAGCTGGCGATACCACTTTTTACGGCAAAGGGAAGATTTCAGTTATTGGCAATGAAGGTTCATCGCACTGTTTTATTCTTGGAATGCTGAAAATCAATGAGCCACTTGATACGGTAAGAAAAAAAGTTATTGAACTGCAGCAAGCTATTGCCGAAGACTCCTACTTTCACGGTGTTCCAAGCATTGAAAAAATGAAAGCCTCTTGCGGCTATTTTCTTCATGCAAAAAATGATCTCCCTGAAGTAAAAAAAATGGCTTTTGACTTGATCAAAACTATTGACTGCAGTTTTGAAGTCGTCGTTGGCAGAAAAATACCAACTCTTTACGAAAGCAAACACAACGGCAAAGAGGCCGAATTTTATGCTGACCTGCTTTCTCATTTACTGAAAAACAAACTCAATGCATACAGTAAACTGGTTTTAAACATATCGCATCGAAGCAAGTGTACAACGCATACGAACCTTCAAAAAGGACTGAGCAAAGCTGTCACCAGGGCACAATCGAAAGCACCTGATAAAGCAAACGATTGCAGCGTTGTCTTCAACGTCCAACAGCCCACAGCAGAACCATTACTGAATATTGCGGATTATTTTTGCTGGGCGATTCAGCGTGTTTTTGAACGCGGTGAAACCAGATATTACGATTATATCAGCGACCAGGTTGCTATGGTGCAGGATCTCTACGACTTCGAAAAGTGGAAAAGTCGAGGTAATTATTACAACCGGCAAAAAAAGTTATCGAGCGATAACTGCCTGAAAAACAACAAATAA
- a CDS encoding type II toxin-antitoxin system Phd/YefM family antitoxin, with protein MKTLPVGEVKAQLSEILEKVKQGESFGILYGKKKRPIAMIVPYLDSEKKKERKIGILDGKVKITFADNFKMTEEEFLGLK; from the coding sequence ATGAAAACACTACCTGTGGGTGAAGTAAAAGCCCAACTCTCTGAGATCCTTGAGAAAGTGAAGCAGGGAGAGTCTTTTGGTATCCTTTACGGCAAGAAAAAGAGACCAATTGCCATGATCGTTCCTTATCTCGATTCTGAAAAGAAAAAAGAGCGGAAAATCGGGATTCTTGACGGAAAAGTTAAAATCACATTTGCTGATAATTTCAAAATGACTGAGGAAGAGTTTCTTGGACTGAAATGA
- a CDS encoding PIN domain-containing protein gives MRVYLDNCCFNRPFDDQSLLSVRLETEAKLGIQEQIKSGRFSLGWSYILDFENNANPFPEKRIEIQRWKDVADLFVNETEEILQKMNELTAIGLKSLDALHVACACSLQCQYFLTVDKGLLKKTKEYPEIKIINPVNFIIEWDTKQ, from the coding sequence GTGAGAGTATATCTTGATAATTGCTGTTTCAACAGACCCTTTGATGACCAGTCATTGTTAAGCGTACGACTGGAAACAGAAGCAAAGTTAGGTATTCAGGAGCAAATAAAATCAGGACGTTTTTCGTTGGGGTGGTCTTACATTCTTGATTTTGAAAATAATGCTAATCCTTTCCCTGAAAAAAGGATTGAAATTCAACGATGGAAAGATGTGGCTGATTTATTTGTTAATGAAACAGAGGAGATTCTGCAGAAAATGAATGAGCTGACAGCTATCGGATTAAAATCTCTTGATGCTTTACATGTTGCATGTGCTTGTTCATTACAATGCCAATATTTTTTAACGGTAGATAAAGGGCTTTTAAAGAAAACAAAAGAATACCCGGAGATAAAGATAATAAATCCTGTAAATTTTATTATTGAATGGGATACTAAACAATGA
- a CDS encoding TetR/AcrR family transcriptional regulator, which translates to MARPVKKEQIPHLQEAIKESAWRLIAEFGAPALSLRAIARALSITAPAIYNYFPDRDALVTALTIDAFTSFGDVQLKARDSFPPEQLLERFRAIGLAYRDWALRYPQRYQLIFGTPIPGYEQQQQEIIPSAIRSISALVSVIEDFRVAGKLKSEDFPAIPPGYEAQLSAMKTCTSRYHFLSHGVALIVWSRVHGLVSLEIGGRLPPFGVDGEGLYHFELQSIAKQFIEE; encoded by the coding sequence ATGGCAAGACCAGTTAAAAAAGAGCAGATTCCACATCTTCAGGAGGCAATAAAAGAGAGCGCGTGGCGGCTGATTGCGGAGTTTGGTGCGCCAGCCCTTTCGTTGCGTGCTATTGCCCGTGCTTTGAGCATTACGGCACCGGCTATTTACAACTACTTCCCGGATCGTGATGCATTGGTGACTGCGCTCACCATTGATGCTTTTACCTCATTTGGTGATGTGCAGCTCAAGGCACGCGACAGCTTTCCGCCAGAGCAGCTCCTTGAACGTTTCCGGGCGATTGGTCTCGCTTATCGTGATTGGGCTCTGCGTTATCCCCAGCGCTACCAGCTTATTTTTGGCACTCCTATTCCCGGTTACGAACAGCAACAGCAGGAGATTATACCATCAGCAATACGCTCCATCAGTGCACTGGTCAGTGTGATTGAGGATTTTCGTGTTGCTGGCAAGCTGAAGAGCGAAGACTTTCCGGCAATACCGCCTGGGTATGAGGCGCAGCTTTCGGCCATGAAAACCTGTACCAGCAGGTATCATTTTCTCTCGCATGGTGTTGCCCTGATTGTCTGGAGTCGTGTCCATGGGCTGGTGTCGCTTGAAATTGGCGGTCGCCTTCCACCATTCGGGGTTGACGGAGAGGGGCTTTATCACTTTGAATTACAATCTATTGCCAAACAATTTATAGAGGAGTAA
- a CDS encoding NAD(P)H-dependent oxidoreductase: MKTLILDGSLAGDRVGTYSAATLQSAAVARGWAAEVVVLRDKKIGNCMGDFFCWLKSPGKCHVADEHQEISRKYLESDLVIFLSPITFGGYSSTLKKIVDHQIQNTLPFFTTIDGEIHHQKRYDNYPDILIIGWLEEPDAEAESVFRNLAWRNSINFYAKSHVCGILYGTQSERVTKEQLDRLFEKVVRRESDRDATLPTITCSLAPATPVQRALLLVGSPRLEKSSSSSLGSYLFEQLQQQGVETETIYLYKAINTAARMDALRDAIDRVDLIVLAFPLYVDTLPAPVISVFEHVVTHCRKKLKTTRFTAIVNCGFPEASQNANAIAVCAEFARSAGFEWMGGLPLGAGEGMVHAQPLQQLGGQGRSLRQALERAAGELADGQPVSDKSRELLAKPVIPVWMYKLGGTIGWTMKARKNGTQKLLKARPYQKVTPG; encoded by the coding sequence ATGAAAACCTTGATTCTTGACGGGTCGCTGGCAGGCGACAGGGTTGGCACTTATTCGGCTGCAACTTTGCAATCAGCCGCTGTTGCCCGAGGCTGGGCTGCAGAAGTGGTTGTGCTGCGCGACAAAAAAATCGGCAACTGCATGGGTGATTTTTTCTGCTGGCTGAAAAGCCCCGGCAAGTGCCATGTGGCTGATGAGCATCAGGAGATATCGAGAAAGTACCTTGAAAGTGACCTTGTTATTTTTCTTTCACCGATTACGTTTGGTGGTTACTCCTCGACGCTCAAGAAAATAGTGGATCATCAGATACAGAACACCTTGCCATTTTTTACCACTATTGACGGGGAGATTCATCACCAGAAACGGTATGACAACTATCCGGATATTCTTATCATTGGCTGGCTGGAGGAACCGGATGCAGAGGCCGAATCTGTTTTCCGGAATCTGGCCTGGCGAAACTCCATCAACTTCTACGCAAAGTCGCATGTGTGCGGTATCCTCTACGGGACTCAATCGGAGCGTGTGACCAAAGAGCAGCTTGATCGTTTGTTTGAAAAGGTGGTTCGTCGGGAGTCGGATAGAGATGCAACGCTGCCGACGATCACCTGTTCATTAGCTCCCGCAACTCCGGTTCAGCGGGCGCTTCTGCTGGTTGGTAGTCCGCGCCTGGAGAAGAGCAGCTCTTCATCACTGGGCTCCTATCTTTTTGAGCAGTTGCAGCAGCAGGGTGTTGAAACCGAAACGATCTATCTTTACAAGGCTATCAATACCGCCGCTCGCATGGATGCGCTTCGGGATGCCATTGATCGTGTGGATCTGATTGTTCTTGCCTTTCCGCTCTATGTGGATACTCTTCCGGCGCCGGTTATTTCGGTTTTCGAACATGTTGTGACGCATTGCAGGAAAAAATTGAAGACAACACGTTTTACTGCGATTGTCAATTGTGGTTTTCCCGAGGCCTCCCAGAATGCCAATGCCATTGCAGTTTGTGCTGAGTTTGCCCGATCTGCCGGATTTGAGTGGATGGGGGGGCTGCCACTTGGAGCAGGCGAGGGGATGGTTCACGCTCAGCCACTTCAGCAACTTGGTGGACAGGGCAGATCACTCCGGCAGGCACTGGAGAGAGCAGCAGGGGAGCTGGCCGATGGTCAACCGGTTTCTGACAAGAGTCGTGAGTTGCTGGCCAAGCCAGTGATACCAGTATGGATGTACAAGTTAGGTGGAACTATTGGCTGGACGATGAAGGCAAGAAAAAATGGGACGCAAAAGCTGCTGAAGGCAAGACCGTATCAGAAAGTGACGCCGGGATGA
- a CDS encoding ATP-binding protein — protein sequence MKKLPVGIQTFSEIIHEDYLYIDKTEIARNLIESFKYVFLSRPRRFGKSLFLDTLKNIFEGKRELFRGLLIEEQWNWEVTYPVIKISFSGGVYSRETLRKNLFYILNDNQERLDITCAEKEDPNQCFAELIKKASQKYHQKVVILIDEYDKPILDNIENIPEALVIRDGMRDFYTKIKESDEYLRFAFLTGVSKFSKVSLFSGLNNLEDISLNPDYGNVCGYTQLDLESSFAPYLEGVDMEQVKRWYNGYNFLGDRVYNPFDILLFIKNHYVFDNYWFETGTPRFLVELIKKNSYFLPGFLNINVNKRLVNSFDIENLDLETILFQTGYLTIKRLIPSGMGVRYELGFPNKEVQISFNEYILQSMTSGSQKELIRSELLDLIEAGEVERLEPVIKRLFASIAYNNFTNNDIERYEGFYASVLYACFASIGVEIIAEDVSNKGRIDLTLKAGGRTFLFEFKVTDGEPLEQIKRMKYYDKYSGERYLIGIVFDPKARNISRFEWEKL from the coding sequence ATGAAAAAGCTGCCAGTAGGGATACAGACCTTCAGTGAAATTATTCATGAGGATTATCTCTATATCGATAAGACAGAGATTGCCCGTAACCTGATTGAGAGCTTTAAATATGTCTTTCTGTCGCGGCCCCGGCGTTTCGGCAAAAGCCTCTTTCTTGATACGCTGAAAAATATTTTTGAGGGGAAACGGGAGCTTTTTCGGGGGCTGCTGATTGAGGAGCAATGGAACTGGGAGGTGACATATCCAGTCATCAAAATCAGCTTCAGTGGTGGAGTATACAGCCGGGAAACCCTTCGCAAAAACCTCTTCTATATCCTGAATGATAATCAGGAGAGGCTTGATATTACTTGCGCGGAAAAAGAGGATCCCAACCAGTGTTTTGCAGAGCTTATCAAAAAGGCCTCTCAAAAGTATCATCAAAAGGTGGTCATCCTGATTGATGAGTATGATAAACCGATTCTGGACAATATTGAGAACATTCCAGAAGCTCTGGTCATTCGGGATGGGATGCGTGATTTTTACACAAAAATCAAGGAGAGCGACGAGTATCTGCGCTTCGCATTTCTCACGGGGGTGAGCAAATTCTCCAAAGTGTCGCTCTTCAGTGGGCTGAACAATCTTGAAGATATCAGCCTGAACCCTGATTATGGCAATGTTTGCGGGTACACCCAGCTTGATCTGGAGAGCTCTTTTGCGCCATATCTTGAGGGGGTGGATATGGAGCAGGTCAAACGGTGGTACAATGGTTATAACTTTTTGGGTGACAGGGTCTATAATCCTTTCGATATCCTGCTCTTCATCAAAAACCATTATGTGTTCGACAATTACTGGTTTGAAACCGGTACGCCGCGTTTTTTGGTTGAGCTGATTAAAAAGAACAGCTATTTTCTCCCTGGTTTTTTAAACATCAACGTTAACAAGCGGCTGGTCAACAGCTTTGATATTGAAAATCTTGATCTTGAGACCATTCTGTTTCAGACTGGCTACTTGACCATCAAGCGGCTGATACCATCGGGCATGGGAGTTCGATACGAGTTGGGGTTTCCCAACAAGGAGGTGCAGATCAGTTTCAACGAGTATATTTTGCAATCGATGACCAGCGGTTCACAAAAAGAGCTGATCCGTAGTGAGCTGCTTGATCTTATTGAGGCCGGAGAGGTTGAACGTTTGGAGCCAGTTATCAAGCGCCTTTTTGCCAGTATTGCCTACAATAATTTCACCAACAATGACATTGAGCGTTATGAGGGCTTTTATGCCAGTGTGCTCTATGCCTGTTTTGCCAGTATCGGGGTGGAGATTATCGCCGAGGACGTCAGTAACAAAGGCAGAATTGATCTGACCTTGAAGGCCGGGGGGAGAACCTTTCTCTTTGAATTCAAGGTGACCGACGGGGAGCCGCTTGAGCAGATCAAGAGGATGAAGTATTACGATAAATATAGTGGTGAACGGTATTTGATTGGCATCGTCTTTGACCCGAAGGCAAGAAATATCAGCCGGTTTGAGTGGGAGAAGTTGTAA
- a CDS encoding autotransporter domain-containing protein: MSHRNFVTLFRRHFLPGKLRYALMTALALSAAPLACADARPFSSIVAFGDSYADKGNIQNIMATIPAYASELAYINTIYPTGRFSGGTNYIDTLVSLYGIAQDNYALGGAQTGTTNEFPGLPGFTSEWQGFLASGDVIEPNALVTLNIGGNDARVYYKNDGSMAGVPSAATASADNAITGINALVGAGAKTLVFTAGDVSGLPEAATHPGSAVAVGSAYSQTYNNLMQQHLSIVAASGVRVEYVDLAMIESNVVANPSLYGLQYATAAPTSNMGDPALINQYFFYLDKVHLTSAGFTIVAEYIANRLNAPETFPATCELGLSAADAFVDTMFGQLDLFNVTTAKNSATPGIGSNSWSLFVQGNGVVSNRSSSDNSQGYHSDDLGTTLGIEYRPTSETMVATAYRFANPSLNLSQNDGTTSAEVNQLGLYGTYTQKNLFLQSLLAYGWLNYSNSRSGVVSTITAKPDGETFAAALKGGYLFDVAPSLRLGPIAGLTYVQAHIDGYSENGDPALTLNLYEQTAKTVLGSVGAQARCAFDLGSTKLDSYLNVTVENNFEGSDRIIQYSATSAPLIVNSWTTTGASNHAFVRLSAGADADLTSAISVMLNLSQTIGQPGGNDFFYTAGLKYSF; encoded by the coding sequence ATGAGCCATCGAAATTTCGTCACGCTTTTCCGCCGCCATTTTTTGCCAGGGAAGCTTCGATACGCCTTGATGACCGCACTCGCCCTGAGCGCCGCACCTTTGGCTTGCGCTGATGCCCGGCCATTTTCCTCGATTGTTGCTTTCGGCGATAGCTATGCCGATAAAGGCAACATTCAGAATATCATGGCGACGATCCCTGCCTACGCAAGTGAACTCGCTTATATCAACACGATCTATCCGACAGGAAGGTTCAGCGGTGGAACCAATTATATCGACACATTGGTAAGCCTTTATGGCATTGCTCAGGACAATTATGCCCTCGGTGGTGCGCAGACCGGAACAACTAATGAATTTCCTGGTCTGCCGGGCTTCACCAGTGAGTGGCAAGGTTTTCTGGCTTCCGGTGATGTCATTGAGCCGAATGCGTTGGTGACTCTCAACATCGGTGGCAATGACGCACGCGTTTATTATAAAAACGACGGCTCAATGGCAGGCGTCCCATCTGCCGCTACTGCTTCGGCAGACAACGCGATAACCGGAATCAACGCACTTGTCGGAGCGGGCGCAAAAACGCTTGTTTTCACCGCTGGCGATGTCTCTGGCCTCCCCGAGGCAGCAACCCACCCCGGTTCGGCGGTCGCCGTTGGGTCGGCCTACAGCCAGACCTATAATAACCTGATGCAGCAACATCTGTCGATAGTGGCAGCCTCAGGCGTTCGGGTCGAATATGTCGACCTTGCCATGATCGAATCGAACGTTGTGGCCAATCCGTCGCTTTACGGACTGCAATACGCAACGGCTGCTCCGACATCCAACATGGGTGATCCAGCCCTGATAAACCAATATTTTTTCTACCTCGATAAGGTGCATCTGACTTCGGCCGGCTTTACCATTGTGGCAGAATACATTGCCAATCGCCTCAACGCCCCTGAGACATTCCCCGCAACCTGCGAGCTTGGGTTGAGTGCAGCGGACGCCTTTGTCGACACCATGTTCGGCCAACTTGATCTGTTCAACGTTACGACCGCGAAAAACTCCGCCACCCCAGGAATCGGGTCAAACTCATGGTCCCTCTTCGTGCAGGGCAATGGCGTTGTATCCAATCGTTCCTCCAGCGACAATTCGCAAGGGTATCATTCGGATGACCTCGGCACAACGCTCGGCATAGAGTATCGCCCGACCTCCGAGACCATGGTTGCCACGGCCTATCGTTTTGCAAATCCCTCTCTGAACCTGAGCCAGAATGACGGAACCACCAGCGCAGAGGTCAACCAGCTTGGACTCTATGGTACCTATACACAGAAAAACCTCTTCCTTCAGAGCCTGCTCGCTTACGGTTGGCTGAATTATTCCAACAGCCGTTCCGGCGTTGTCAGTACCATCACCGCCAAGCCGGACGGTGAAACGTTCGCTGCGGCATTGAAAGGTGGCTATCTTTTTGACGTCGCCCCGTCATTGCGGCTCGGCCCAATTGCAGGACTCACCTATGTTCAGGCACATATTGACGGTTATAGCGAAAATGGCGATCCAGCTCTCACGCTCAATCTGTACGAACAAACTGCCAAAACCGTACTCGGTAGTGTAGGTGCACAGGCTCGCTGTGCTTTCGACCTGGGAAGCACGAAGCTCGACTCCTATCTGAACGTCACCGTTGAAAACAATTTCGAAGGCTCAGACCGTATCATCCAATACAGCGCCACCTCTGCGCCGCTGATCGTCAATTCATGGACAACGACAGGCGCATCGAACCACGCTTTCGTCCGCCTCTCTGCTGGCGCCGATGCCGATCTGACAAGCGCCATCTCCGTCATGCTGAACCTGTCGCAGACAATCGGGCAACCGGGAGGAAATGACTTTTTCTACACGGCTGGCCTGAAATACTCATTCTGA
- a CDS encoding Gfo/Idh/MocA family protein has product MAQDIIKIGFIGSGWARVAQAPAFSLMENVELSAVASPTAEHRQKFMKMFDISKGFADWQEMLHCNLDLVCVTTPTYLHREMVTGVLQSGKSVLCEKPFALNFADAADMVDVASKAPGFALIDHQLRFHPAVRCMKQMIDGGEIGKVYEVRAVVNLASRNRPDMPWSWWCDAEKGGGALGAIGSHLIDMNRFLIGEISKVSCTLATSIPFRPDKAGKPCAVTSDDHFAMMMKFGPSSVALGSSSLMHVTTVGAYTWFSFEVVGSLKTIRLDGAGRLWEVANDEAKVGRSLIDAPRWKLIEPMLSWDELVLQEKIRQSSLAVHGIFAVGFAFLAHRIVKALKNKEKGPHDAAGFPDGLMIQKVLQAARKSDKLQRWIKI; this is encoded by the coding sequence ATGGCGCAAGATATTATAAAAATAGGTTTTATTGGAAGTGGTTGGGCTCGGGTAGCGCAAGCTCCTGCGTTTTCACTGATGGAGAATGTGGAACTCTCGGCTGTGGCAAGTCCGACTGCAGAGCATCGCCAGAAGTTCATGAAGATGTTCGATATCAGTAAGGGTTTCGCCGATTGGCAGGAGATGTTGCACTGCAATCTTGATCTGGTCTGCGTTACGACGCCGACTTATCTGCACAGGGAGATGGTGACCGGAGTACTCCAGAGTGGCAAAAGTGTGCTCTGTGAAAAACCCTTTGCGCTCAATTTTGCTGATGCTGCCGATATGGTGGATGTTGCCTCCAAAGCTCCCGGTTTTGCGCTCATTGATCATCAGCTCCGCTTTCATCCTGCAGTTCGCTGCATGAAACAGATGATTGATGGTGGCGAAATTGGCAAAGTGTACGAGGTGCGTGCGGTCGTGAATCTTGCTTCCCGTAATCGGCCTGATATGCCCTGGTCTTGGTGGTGTGATGCTGAAAAGGGCGGGGGAGCCCTTGGCGCTATCGGCTCTCATCTCATTGACATGAACCGATTCCTCATTGGCGAAATTTCGAAGGTTTCGTGCACTCTTGCAACGAGTATTCCTTTTCGGCCCGACAAGGCGGGGAAGCCATGTGCGGTCACATCGGATGACCATTTTGCCATGATGATGAAGTTTGGACCCTCATCGGTTGCCCTCGGAAGCTCCTCTTTGATGCACGTTACCACTGTAGGAGCTTATACCTGGTTTTCGTTTGAAGTGGTCGGTAGTCTTAAAACGATCAGACTTGATGGAGCTGGACGGTTGTGGGAAGTTGCCAATGATGAAGCAAAAGTGGGGCGCAGCCTTATTGATGCTCCCCGATGGAAGCTGATTGAACCGATGTTGTCGTGGGATGAGCTTGTTTTGCAGGAAAAAATCCGGCAATCATCACTCGCTGTTCATGGTATTTTCGCTGTTGGTTTTGCCTTTCTTGCCCACCGGATAGTCAAGGCGCTTAAAAACAAGGAGAAGGGGCCGCATGATGCTGCGGGTTTTCCTGATGGCCTTATGATTCAGAAAGTGCTGCAGGCAGCCAGGAAATCCGATAAGCTTCAACGCTGGATTAAAATTTAA
- the sugE gene encoding quaternary ammonium compound efflux SMR transporter SugE, protein MSISWIFLIIAGCLECGWAVGIKYTEGFSRPIPSLLTASAMIASFWLLSLAMKTIPVGTAYAVWTGIGATGVAIVGMLFLDEPRDIARILCLLLILSGVIGLKIFSGGMK, encoded by the coding sequence ATGTCGATCTCCTGGATATTCCTGATTATTGCCGGTTGTCTTGAGTGCGGCTGGGCTGTGGGTATAAAATATACCGAAGGTTTTTCCCGCCCTATACCCTCACTTCTGACGGCTTCGGCCATGATAGCAAGTTTCTGGTTGCTCTCTCTTGCCATGAAAACGATTCCGGTCGGTACGGCCTATGCTGTCTGGACCGGAATTGGCGCCACCGGAGTTGCAATTGTTGGTATGCTTTTTCTTGACGAACCCCGGGATATCGCCCGCATTCTCTGTCTGCTGCTGATTCTCAGCGGTGTTATAGGGCTGAAGATATTTTCCGGTGGCATGAAGTGA